A region from the Sander vitreus isolate 19-12246 chromosome 1, sanVit1, whole genome shotgun sequence genome encodes:
- the slc1a2a gene encoding excitatory amino acid transporter 2a — protein sequence MQKQVEVRMDETQMEPIVDAPEGWCSSFCDKVMKNMVLTLTILGVFLGSIAGMLLRHISPLPPDVIMIIAFPGEILMRMLKMLILPLVVSSLVTGLAGLDAKSSGRLGTRAMVYYMSTTVIAAVLGVILVLLIHPGNPKLKANLGHGKKNDEVSSVDAFFDLIRNLFPENLVQACFQQIQTVTTKVPVPTNRTKAPPQFTVKRSLQFKGGMNVLGLIGFFVAFGVIMGKMGEKAKLMLEFFNVLNEIVMRLVGAIMWYSPIGIACLICGKIISIADLEVVARQLGMYMVTVIVGLIIHGGIFLPLIYFVIVRQNPFTFFMGIFQAWVTALGTASSAGTLPVTFRCLEENLGIDKRVTRFVLPVGATINMDGTALYEAVAAIFIAQMNGINLDWGQIITVSMTATLASVGAASIPSAGLVTMLLILTAVGLPTQDISLLVAVDWLLDRFRTSVNVVGDSYGAGIVYHLSKHELDSFDQQARMDELEMTKTQSFYENNSNQNVYTNHNSILIDGCKVTMGKNGNTAGFSLVEEGPWKCE from the exons ATGCAGAAGCAAGTGGAGGTCAGGATGGATGAGACCCAAATGGAGCCCATAGTGGATGCTCCAGAGGGTTGGTGTAGCAGTTTTTGTGATAAAGTCATGAAGAACATGGTTCTCACTCTCACAATCCTGG GTGTGTTTCTGGGTTCCATTGCTGGAATGCTGCTGCGGCACATATCGCCTCTCCCTCCGGATGTTATTATGATCATCGCCTTCCCTGGAGAGATCCTGATGAGGATGCTGAAGATGCTTATATTGCCTCTTGTTGTTTCCAGTTTGGTCACAG GACTAGCCGGTTTGGATGCCAAATCCAGCGGCCGCTTAGGCACCAGGGCCATGGTGTACTACATGTCGACGACGGTGATCGCAGCCGTCCTCGGAGTGATCCTGGTGCTGCTCATCCATCCCGGTAACCCCAAGCTGAAGGCTAATCTTGGACATGGAAAGAAGAACGACGAGGTGTCCAGCGTGGACGCTTTCTTTGATCTCATCCGAAATCTTTTCCCAGAGAACTTGGTGCAGGCCTGCTTTCAGCAG ATCCAAACAGTAACCACCAAAGTACCAGTGCCCACTAACAGAACTAAAGCACCTCCGCAATTCACAGTTAAAAGGTCGCTTCAGTTCAAGGGTGGGATGAACGTCCTGG GTTTGATTGGATTCTTTGTCGCTTTTGGAGTTATTATGGGGAAAATGGGAGAAAAGGCCAAGCTGATGTTGGAGTTTTTCAATGTCCTGAATGAGATTGTTATGAGGCTTGTTGGCGCAATTATGTG GTACTCCCCTATTGGTATTGCCTGCCTCATCTGTGGAAAGATCATCTCCATTGCAGACTTGGAGGTGGTTGCGAGGCAGCTGGGGATGTATATGGTCACTGTGATAGTGGGTCTAATCATCCATGGAGGCATCTTTCTTCCGCTGATATATTTTGTGATAGTAAGACAAAACCCCTTTACGTTCTTCATGGGAATATTCCAAGCTTGGGTCACGGCACTTGGAACAGCGTCCAG TGCCGGTACCTTGCCTGTCACGTTCCGATGCTTAGAGGAGAACCTGGGCATCGACAAGAGAGTAACACGCTTTGTCCTCCCAGTGGGTGCCACCATCAACATGGATGGCACGGCGCTTTATGAGGCTGTGGCTGCCATCTTCATCGCTCAGATGAATGGGATCAACCTCGACTGGGGCCAGATTATTACTGTCAG TATGACAGCCACCCTGGCCAGTGTTGGAGCAGCCAGTATCCCCAGTGCTGGACTTGTGACCATGCTTCTGATCCTCACAGCGGTGGGTCTGCCCACTCAGGACATCAGCCTCCTGGTCGCTGTCGACTGGCTGCT GGATCGTTTCCGTACCTCAGTTAATGTGGTTGGCGACTCCTATGGAGCGGGGATCGTGTACCACCTTTCCAAGCACGAGCTGGACTCCTTCGACCAACAGGCCCGGATGGATGAACTTGAGATGACAAAGACACAATCCTTCTATGAAAATAACAGCAACCAGAATGTTTACACTAACCACAACTCAATCTTGATAGACGGCTGCAAG GTCACCATGGGCAAAAATGGCAACACTGCAGGGTTCTCTCTTGTTGAGGAGGGACCATGGAAATGCGAGTGA
- the LOC144526420 gene encoding uncharacterized protein LOC144526420, with amino-acid sequence MAPSQVSGMMMRNLLFGVIILGLLAVVHSTPVNTVTQIPTKVEDEVFKEAMTEGFLVEPYFLMSLTTESPKRNTTVKASTQQPSSDSKERGMIEGNAAGDTNDKTSTFLQFATTTPSVSHVQSSTVEVVLPRVTVHSSPDSSTSQSHQSSFTSSSVPSKAQSSVTPDHISVSQTTYPAVSTFDFLSSWSSDLGSGDGEMLGQYSTTTTSTTSSSNTDTSTAASTSTAAFIQPKALVTFAGSEGSGDGSGMEFSTVSTSIVVNAIFNDVQKPHKVEQQDIVLAPKNKEHSTPGWIMILAFMVGFAALVIVFVAIATRDKWSGPRQASQIETKTNFSNQQRGLEMETFLHKDELMVNGKAGDYTVISLDEIPDKHSSH; translated from the exons ATGGCTCCTTCACAAGTTTCTGGTATGATGATGAGGAATCTTCTTTTTGGGGTTATTATTCTTGGACTTCTCGCTGTTGTCCACTCAACACCTGTTAACA CTGTAACCCAGATCCCCACCAAGGTTGAGGATGAAGTTTTCAAAGAGGCCATGACAGAAGGCTTCCTCGTAGAACCCTATTTCCTCATGTCGCTCACAACTGAATCACCCAAAAGAAACACAACCGTTAAGGCATCCACCCAGCAGCCGTCCTCTGACTCCAAAGAGAGGGGCATGATTGAAGGCAATGCTGCGGGGGACACCAACGACAAGACATCCACGTTCCTCCAGTTTGCTACCACAACTCCGAGTGTTTCACACGTTCAGAGCTCTACCGTGGAGGTAGTGTTGCCAAGGGTCACGGTCCACTCCAGTCCAGATTCATCCACCAGCCAAAGCCATCAGTCTAGCTTTACCTCTTCATCAGTGCCAAGTAAAGCCCAGTCAAGCGTCACCCCAGACCACATCTCAGTCTCTCAAACTACTTACCCCGCTGTCTCCACCTTTGACTTCCTGAGCAGCTGGAGTTCGGATTTAGGGTCTGGAGATGGAGAAATGCTTGGCCAGTACTCTACTACAACCACCAGTACGACGTCTAGCTCCAACACAGACACTAGCACTGCAGCATCAACCTCCACAGCAGCTTTTATCCAACCAAAGGCTCTAGTAACGTTTGCCGGAAGTGAAGGATCAGGCGACGGATCAGGAATGGAGTTCAGTACAGTGTCAACCAGTATTGTAGTGAATGCAATATTTAACGATG TTCAAAAACCACACAAAGTGGAACAACAAGACATTGTTCTGGCACCCAAGAACAAAGAACACAGTACGCCAG GTTGGATCATGATCCTTGCTTTTATGGTTGGTTTTGCAGCACTGGTAATAGTCTTTGTTGCCATCGCTACCAGAGACAA ATGGAGTGGACCACGCCAGGCATCCCAGATCGAGACCAAAACTAACTTCTCAAACCAGCAGAGGGGGCTAGAGATGGAGACATTCCTGCACAAAGACGAGCTCATGGTGAATGGAAAGGCAGGAGATTACACAGTCATCAGCCTGGACGAGATTCCAGATAAACATTCATCACACTGA